Proteins found in one Lycium ferocissimum isolate CSIRO_LF1 chromosome 6, AGI_CSIRO_Lferr_CH_V1, whole genome shotgun sequence genomic segment:
- the LOC132061223 gene encoding uncharacterized protein LOC132061223, with protein MDFVVGLPKTLEKFDSIGVIVDRLTKSTHFIPVKITYDAKKLAKIYIREVARLHGVPISIVSDRGTMFTSRFWECLHEELGTKLDLSTTFHPQTNRQSEPTIQVLEDMLRACVIDFGGHWDQSPIGWFDVFEVRPWGTDLLRKSLEKVKVIQAKLLAAQSRQKEYADRKGKLSSRYIGPFEILKRVGEVAYKLALPLGLSGVHPVFYVSMLKRYHRDGSYIIQWDSILLDENWTYEEEPVAILDRDVRKLRSKEISSIKDQWKNHPVEEGTWKQNLICLASILSFSSSQSSPQGPRVKFQAKERILLRGYGGYHLVII; from the exons ATGGACTTTGTAGTTGGTCTTCCAAAGACGTTGGAAAAGTTTGACTCTATCggggttattgttgacaggttgactaagtctacCCACTTTATTCCggtgaagataacttatgatgcgAAGAAATTGGCTAAAATCTACATTCGTGAGGTGGCTAGGCTTcatggggttcctatctccattGTGTCCGACAGGGGCACAATGTTCACATCCAGATTTTGGGAGTGTTtacatgaggagttgggtacgaagttggatcttagtacaacattCCACCCACAAACTAACAGGCAGTCTGAGCCGACCATTCAGGTCCTTGAAGATATGCTTCGTGCGTGTGTGATAGATTTTGGTGggcattgggacca gtctcctattgggtggtttgatgtgTTTGAAGTGAGACCTTGGGGCACTGATCTTCTGAGGAAGTCCCTtgagaaggtgaaggtgatccAAGCAAAGCTTCTAGCAGCCCAGAGTAGGCAGAAAGAGTATGCGGACCGCAAG ggaaagcttagctCGAGGTACATTGGGCCGTTTGAAATCCTCAAGCGTGTGGGGGAggtggcttataagttggctttgcCTCTGGGTCTATCAGGCGTTCATCCGGTGTTTTATGtttcgatgttgaagaggtaccacAGAGATGGTTCGTACATAATCCAATGGGATTCGATTTTGTTAGATGAGAATTGGacttatgaggaagagcccgTTGCCATCTTAGATAGggatgttcgcaagttgaggtccaaaGAAATATCCTCTATAAAAGATCAGTGGAAGAATCATCCGGTGGAGGAAGGTACTTGGAAGCAGAATCTAATATGCTTAGCAAGTATCCTCAGCTTTTCATCAAGTCAG AGTTCCCCACAAGGacctagggtgaaattccaagctaAGGAAAGAatactcttgagag GTTATGGTGGTTATCACTTagttatcatctaa